The nucleotide window TCCTGCACCAGCCGCTGCAGTGCCTCGCGCACCGGGCCGCGCGAGACGCCCAGCTGCTTGGCGATCTCGGACTCCGACAGCGCCTGGGCCGGCTGGAGGGTGCCGCCCAGGATGTTGTTCCGGATCTGGGCGGCGATCGTGCCGGACACGGACGGGTAGTCGATCGCCTGCAGGTTGAGGTTGTTCATCCGGTTTCCCCCTGGGCGCAAAGACCCACTGTGGTCGCTCGTTCACTGACGACTGTCGACGATACACGAGTTTAACGAACAGCGTTTACAGTGAACTGTTGACAGTTTGCAGTGACCCAGCTTACTGTCGCCTCCTGCCGGACACTTCCGCTTCACCTGGAAAGGGCTCACCGTGATCGACCCCGCCTTCCGGCCGAAGTACGTCTCGTTCGACTGCTACGGCACGCTCATCAACTTCCAGATCACCCCGGTCACCCGCGAGCTCGTCGGCGACCGCCTCACCCCCGAGCAGTTCGACCGGTTCGTGATCGACTTCCGCGGCTACCGGTACGACCAGGTCTGCGGGGAGTTCTACGACTACAAGCAGGTTCTCCACGACGCCTACGCCCGGACCTGCGCGAAGTGGGGCCTCGAAGTGGCCGAAGACGCCGGCGACCGGTTCTCCGACGCCGTGCTGTCGTGGGGCGCCCACGCCGACATCCCCAGCCCGCTGAAGAAGCTGGGGGAGCACTACCCGCTGGTGATCCTGTCCAACGCCAACACCCGCTACCTCGACGTGAGCGTGCCGAAGCTCGGCGCCGACTTCCATGCCGTGTACACCGCCGAGCAGGCCGGCTTCTACAAGCCCCGCTACGCCGCGTTCGAGTACCTGCTCGACCAGCTGAACACCCCGCCGGAGCAGTTCCTGCACGTGTCGTCGCACACCCGGTACGACCTGATGCCCTGCCACGACCTGGGCTTCACGAACACCGTGCTGCTCGACCGCGGCTACGACCCGCCGGCCCCGGTCTACGGCTACACGAAGGTCGACTCGCTCGACGAGCTGAACGGCCTGCTGGGGCTCTGAAGACGATGAAACTGACCTCGTACTGGCAGGACACCGCCACCCCCGGCGCGGACCACCGGCGCACGCCGGTTCCCGACCGCGTCGACGTCGCGGTCGTCGGCGGCGGGCTCACCGGGACCTCGGCGGCCGTCGAGCTGCGCAAGCTCGGCGCCTCCGTGGCCGTGCTCGAACAGCACACCATCGGCTGGGGAGCGTCGGGCCGCAACGGCGGCATGGCCACCACGGGTCTCGCGATCGGCTTCGGAACCGCCGTCAAACGCTACGGCGCCGACCGCGCGGTCGCGATGTTCCGGACCTACAACGACGCCATCGACAGCATCGAGAAGCTGGTCGCCGACCACGCGATCGACTGCGACTTCGCGCGCTCGGGCAAGCTGACCCTCGCCTACCGCCCGGCGCACTTCGACGCGATGGTCAAGACCCGGAAGGCCCTGAAGGACCTCGCCGGGCACGAGGTCATCACCGTCCCGAAGGCCGACCTCCACACCGAGCTCGGCTCCGACTTCTACCACGGCGCCACCGTCGACCCGCTCGCCGCGGGCCTGCACGTCGGCAAGTTCGTGCACGGCCTCGCGAAGACCGCCGACGCCCTCGGCGCGACGATCTGCGAGAACGCCGAAGTGACCACGCTGGACCGCCACCCCGGCGGTGGCCACGTCCTGCAGACCACCCGCGGCCGCGTGCACGCGGGGGAGGTGCTGATCGCCACCAGCGGCTACACCGGCAAGGTGACGCCGTGGCTGCGGCGGCGGCTGATCCCCGTCGGCAGCTTCATCATCGTCACCGAGCCCCTCGCCCAGGACGTCGTGGACCGGATCCTCCCGCACCGGCGGCAGGCCTCGGACAGCAAGAACCTCATCTACTACTTCCGGATCACCCCGGACAACCGGCTGCTCTTCGGCGGCCGCGCCCGGTTCGCGATGTCCAGCCCCGACTCCGACGTTCGCAGCGGGCAGATCCTCGTCAAGGCGATGACCGAGCTGTTCCCCTACCTCGCGGGCACCCGGATCGACTACACCTGGGGCGGGCTGGTCGACCTGTCGATGGACCAGCTCGTGCACGCGGGCGAGCGCGACGGCGTCCACTACTCCGTCGGCTACAGCGGGCACGGCGTGCAGATGGCCACCTACATGGGCCAGCGGATGGCCCGGTTCATCTCCGGCGACGCGCAGGCCAACATCTGGGGCGACGTCGGGTTCCCGCCGGTGCCGGGGCACTTCGGCCGCCCGTGGTTCCTGCCGCTGATCGGTGGCGGGGCGCGCGTGCTGGACGCGATCTCATGACCGCCACGGCTCCGGTGACGGCTGCGTTCGGCCTGCCCGGCGGCGCACTGGTCGCCGGCGAGTGGCAGACCGGCGGGCTCACGTTCGCGGTGTCCGACCCCCACGACGGCAGCCGCGCCGGGTGGGTCGCGCGCAACGACGCGGCCGACGTCGACGCGGCGGTCCGGGCGGCGGCCCGCGCGGTCACCGAGCCGTGGCCGCTGTGGCAGCGCCGCGAGGCCCTCGAGGAGGCCGCCCGGCTGGTGCGCGACGAGGCACCGTGGCTGGCCGGGATCATCAGCACCGAGGGCAGCAAGACGATCGTCGAGGCCGAGCGGGAAGTGCGCCGCTGCGTCGAGACCCTGCGCCTGTCCGCGGCGGCCGGCAGCGTCCTGCGCGGCGAGGTCCTCGAATTCGCCGACACCGAGCGGGGAGCGGACAAGCGCGGCTGGTTCGTCCGCGCGCCCCTCGGCGTCATCGCGGCGATCACCCCGTTCAACGACCCGCTCAACCTCGTCGCCCACAAGGCAGGCCCCGCGCTGATCGCGGGCAACGCCGTGGTGGTGAAGCCCGCGGATGCGACGCCGCATTCGGCACTGGCCCTGGCGGAAATCCTGCTGCGGGCCGGGGTCCCGGCCGCGCGGGTCGCCGTCGTGTGCGGGGACGCGGAAACCGGGAACGCGCTCGTCACCCACCCGGGGGTCGCGGCGATCTCGTTCACCGGCGGGCCGGCCACCGCCGCCCGGATCGCCGCCGCGGCCGGGCCTCGCAAGCTGCTGATGGAGCTCGGCGGCAACAACCCGGTGCTCGTGAGCGGCACCGCCGACCTCGACACGGCCGCCGGCGCGATCGTGGCGGGCGCGTTCGGGTGCGCGGGCCAGAACTGCCTGTCCGTCCAGCGCGTCTACGCCGACGCATCGATCCACGAAGGACTGCTGGCGCGAATCACGGCCGGCACCGGCGCGCTGAAGGTCGGCCCCAAGACCAACCGGGCGACCGACGTCGGGCCGATGATCAGCGAGGCGGAAGCCGCCCGTGTCGAAGCTTGGGTGGATGCGGCTTTGGCCGGTGGCGCGCGGGCGCATACCGGCGCCCGCCGCGAAGGCTCCTACTACCACCCGACCGTCCTCACCGACGTGCCGACGGGCGCCGACGTGCTGGTGCGCGAGGTGTTCGGCCCGGTCGTGACCGTCGTTCCGGTCGCCTCCGCCGAGGAGGCGATCGCGGCGGCAAACAGCGCCCAGGCGCTGCAAGCGGGGATCTTCACCGGAGTGCTCGACGAGGCACTGTCCACGGCGGACCGGCTGCACGCCGGCGCGGTGGTCGTCAACGGCACGAGTGACGTGCGGATCGATTCGATGCCGTTCGGGGGATTCAAGAGTTCGGGAATCGGGCGTGAAGGCGTCCGGTTCGCGGTGGAAGCGATGAGCGAGCCCAAGTGCACGATCATCGCCGGGGGACCACCGCCTCAGTCCACAGTGAATCGCACCCAGTAGACAACACCGGGCCGGGCATGTTTCGCTCGCTCGTCGAAGGAGAATCCCATGCGGGTCAAGACGGCTTTGAGCGCGGTGGTCCTCACCGCCGCTGTGACGATGACAGCGTGCACCACCGAGAGCCCGGCCCCGGCGACCGGGGGTGGCGGGGCCGCCCCCACCGAGCACACCGACGACATTTCGGTCGGCGTGCAGCCCGACCCGGCGGCGGTCGCCCTGCTGCCCGCCGCCGTGAAGGCCAAGGGCACCCTGGTCGCCGCGGAGGACCTGACCAGCCCGCCGACCACCTTCATGGCGTCGGACAACAAGACCCCGATCGGGTTCAACCCGGACATCGCCCGGCTGATCGCGGCCAAGCTCGGCCTGAAGCTGGAGATCAAGAACGTCAAGTTCGACGTCATCATCCCGGGCCTGCAGGGCAACCGCTACGACCTCACGGTGTCGACCATGGGGACCTCGGCCGAGCGGCTGAAGGTCCTCGACATGATCGACTACCTGACGAACGGCTCCACGGTCGCCACGGCACACGGCAACCCCAAGCACCTGAGCATGGACTCGCTGTGCGGTGCCACTCTCGGCGTGCAGTCCGGCACCACCCAGGAACTCAAGTGGCTGCCGAAGCTGAACCAGGAAAACTGCGTGAGCAAGGGGAAAGACCCGATCAAGGCCGTCGCGCTGCCGAGCGTCAGCGACGCGCTGACCCAGGTCGCCTCCCGGCGCATCGACGGCGTCTTCTACGACGCGACCTCGCTCAACTGGGCCAAGGCCAAGCAGCCGAACGCCTTCGACGTCCTGCAGCCGGTGCTGAACCCGTTGCCGGTGGCCATCGCCCTGAACCTCGACTCGCCGCTCACTCCCGCCGTGCAGGCCGCGCTGCAGTCGGTCATCGACAGCCCGAAGTACGCCGAAGCGTTGTCCCGCTGGGGCTTCGACGGCCTGGGCGTCAAGACGGCCGCCCGCTCCAAGCCGCAGCCGAAGTGAGGGAACCGGTGACCGCACCGCTGCCCGAGGAGAAGAAACGGATCAGGCCCCCGCGCACGCGGGACTACGCCGCCTGGGTGGTGGCGGTCGCGATCGTCGCCGGCCTGCTCTACGCGCTGGTCAGCAACGAGAACTTCCAGTGGGACGTGGTGCTGCGGTACTTCACCGCAGCCTCCATCCTCGACGGCATCGGCATCACCCTCATGCTGACCGCGGTGAGCATGGCGCTGGGCACGCTGCTCGGGCTCGTCCTCGCGGTCATGCGGATGTCTTCGCAGGCCCCGATCTCCGGGCTGGCGCGGCTGTACATCACGTTCTTCCGGGGCACCCCGGTCCTGGTCCAGCTGGTGTTCTGGTTCAACGTGGCCGCGCTGTACCCGAACCTGGCCATCGCCGGCCACCCCGTGGACATGAACGCGCTGATCACCCCGCTCACCGCGGCGATCGTCGGGCTGACGCTCAACCAGGCCGCCTACATGGCCGAGATCATCCGCGGCGGCTTCGCGGCGGTGCCCCGCGGCCAGTTCGAGGCGGCCGAATCCCTGGGCATGAGTGAGTTCACCAAGCTGCGGCGGGTGATCATCCCGCAGACCATGCCCGCGATCATCCCGGCGACCGGCAACCAGGTGATCGGGATGCTCAAGGAGACGTCGCTGGTCAGCGTGCTCGGCGTCGCCGACCTGCTGCAGAGCGCGCAGTCGATCTACGCGCGGACCTACGAGACCATCCCGCTGCTCATCGTGGCCAGCCTGTGGTACCTGATCATGACGCTCACGCTCAGCGTTCCCCAGTCGATGATCGAACGCCGGTTCTCGCGCTCCTCGCGGCCGGCGATCAAGGTGAAGGAGTCGCTGCTGTGAGCGCCGACGGCACGATCGTGGCACGCAAGCTGTGCAAGAGCTACGGGCAGCACCAGGTGCTGCGGGACATCGACCTGACCGTCGCGGCGGGGGAGATCTCCTGCATCATCGGCCCCAGCGGCTCGGGCAAGTCGACGCTGCTGCGCTGCATCAACGGCCTGGAGACGCTCGACCGGGGTGTCCTGCGGGTCAACGGCGAGGACTTCGGCTACGTCGAGCACGAAAACGCCTACCACGCGGTGACCCCGCAGCGGCTCGCCCGGCAGCGGTCCCGGATCGGCATGGTGTTCCAGCAGTTCAACCTGTTCCCGAACATGACCGCCGAAGCCAACGTGATGTCCGGGCCGGTGCTGGTGAAGAAGGTGGCCAAGAAGGCGGCCCGTGAGCAGGCCGCCGAACTGCTGGCGCGGGTCGGGCTCGCCGGCTGCGGGCACAAGTTCCCGGCCCAGCTCTCCGGCGGCCAGCAACAGCGGGTCGCCATCGCCCGCGCACTGGCCATGGAACCCGGCATCATG belongs to Amycolatopsis tolypomycina and includes:
- a CDS encoding haloacid dehalogenase type II, which codes for MIDPAFRPKYVSFDCYGTLINFQITPVTRELVGDRLTPEQFDRFVIDFRGYRYDQVCGEFYDYKQVLHDAYARTCAKWGLEVAEDAGDRFSDAVLSWGAHADIPSPLKKLGEHYPLVILSNANTRYLDVSVPKLGADFHAVYTAEQAGFYKPRYAAFEYLLDQLNTPPEQFLHVSSHTRYDLMPCHDLGFTNTVLLDRGYDPPAPVYGYTKVDSLDELNGLLGL
- a CDS encoding NAD(P)/FAD-dependent oxidoreductase, whose amino-acid sequence is MKLTSYWQDTATPGADHRRTPVPDRVDVAVVGGGLTGTSAAVELRKLGASVAVLEQHTIGWGASGRNGGMATTGLAIGFGTAVKRYGADRAVAMFRTYNDAIDSIEKLVADHAIDCDFARSGKLTLAYRPAHFDAMVKTRKALKDLAGHEVITVPKADLHTELGSDFYHGATVDPLAAGLHVGKFVHGLAKTADALGATICENAEVTTLDRHPGGGHVLQTTRGRVHAGEVLIATSGYTGKVTPWLRRRLIPVGSFIIVTEPLAQDVVDRILPHRRQASDSKNLIYYFRITPDNRLLFGGRARFAMSSPDSDVRSGQILVKAMTELFPYLAGTRIDYTWGGLVDLSMDQLVHAGERDGVHYSVGYSGHGVQMATYMGQRMARFISGDAQANIWGDVGFPPVPGHFGRPWFLPLIGGGARVLDAIS
- a CDS encoding aldehyde dehydrogenase family protein — encoded protein: MTATAPVTAAFGLPGGALVAGEWQTGGLTFAVSDPHDGSRAGWVARNDAADVDAAVRAAARAVTEPWPLWQRREALEEAARLVRDEAPWLAGIISTEGSKTIVEAEREVRRCVETLRLSAAAGSVLRGEVLEFADTERGADKRGWFVRAPLGVIAAITPFNDPLNLVAHKAGPALIAGNAVVVKPADATPHSALALAEILLRAGVPAARVAVVCGDAETGNALVTHPGVAAISFTGGPATAARIAAAAGPRKLLMELGGNNPVLVSGTADLDTAAGAIVAGAFGCAGQNCLSVQRVYADASIHEGLLARITAGTGALKVGPKTNRATDVGPMISEAEAARVEAWVDAALAGGARAHTGARREGSYYHPTVLTDVPTGADVLVREVFGPVVTVVPVASAEEAIAAANSAQALQAGIFTGVLDEALSTADRLHAGAVVVNGTSDVRIDSMPFGGFKSSGIGREGVRFAVEAMSEPKCTIIAGGPPPQSTVNRTQ
- a CDS encoding ABC transporter substrate-binding protein codes for the protein MRVKTALSAVVLTAAVTMTACTTESPAPATGGGGAAPTEHTDDISVGVQPDPAAVALLPAAVKAKGTLVAAEDLTSPPTTFMASDNKTPIGFNPDIARLIAAKLGLKLEIKNVKFDVIIPGLQGNRYDLTVSTMGTSAERLKVLDMIDYLTNGSTVATAHGNPKHLSMDSLCGATLGVQSGTTQELKWLPKLNQENCVSKGKDPIKAVALPSVSDALTQVASRRIDGVFYDATSLNWAKAKQPNAFDVLQPVLNPLPVAIALNLDSPLTPAVQAALQSVIDSPKYAEALSRWGFDGLGVKTAARSKPQPK
- a CDS encoding amino acid ABC transporter permease codes for the protein MTAPLPEEKKRIRPPRTRDYAAWVVAVAIVAGLLYALVSNENFQWDVVLRYFTAASILDGIGITLMLTAVSMALGTLLGLVLAVMRMSSQAPISGLARLYITFFRGTPVLVQLVFWFNVAALYPNLAIAGHPVDMNALITPLTAAIVGLTLNQAAYMAEIIRGGFAAVPRGQFEAAESLGMSEFTKLRRVIIPQTMPAIIPATGNQVIGMLKETSLVSVLGVADLLQSAQSIYARTYETIPLLIVASLWYLIMTLTLSVPQSMIERRFSRSSRPAIKVKESLL
- a CDS encoding amino acid ABC transporter ATP-binding protein, whose product is MSADGTIVARKLCKSYGQHQVLRDIDLTVAAGEISCIIGPSGSGKSTLLRCINGLETLDRGVLRVNGEDFGYVEHENAYHAVTPQRLARQRSRIGMVFQQFNLFPNMTAEANVMSGPVLVKKVAKKAAREQAAELLARVGLAGCGHKFPAQLSGGQQQRVAIARALAMEPGIMLFDEPTSALDPERVGEVLAVMRDLAGLGMTMLVVTHEMGFAREVAKDILFMDEGIAVERGDAREVLANPAERRTREFLERVL